One Malus sylvestris chromosome 14, drMalSylv7.2, whole genome shotgun sequence DNA segment encodes these proteins:
- the LOC126599559 gene encoding transcription factor GTE10-like, producing the protein MAPTVPIEFTGQKERKCFLSQMMGKSRKYSKGQLSGFVPDYRHAVETLAESEGFGSSGRVDTEMTASEDSCGPKRKSISLNVDGYDGYGVPMQVLPLSRMSRSERRDLELRLQLELEQVRVLQRRIATMSSSVAVLSPSSDIRSCSDGKKKPPLDRYQTSSAFSAPQGKRKAPPGRNGGRTKKSMSKPLEPSRPLAPATNSNATLMKQCEQLLTRLIKHQFGWVFENPVDVVKLNIPDYFTVIKHPMDLGTVKSKLNSGVYSSPLEFAADVRLTFSNALTYNPPGNEYHIMAETLSKYFEQRWKAIQKKLPGTTGLQSLPSRARPAVREETNTALLPPSKKKKSTPVDTAIRPESFKRILTVEEKVKLTQELDDLLGELPENIVNFLKEHSSSEGQTDEDEIEIDLDALSDDTLFALRKLMDDHLLEKQKRQEKVKPCEMEIINDSGFSNSSMQPCKGNDPIDEDVDILGGNDAPVSSFPPVEIEKDAAHRNSKCSSASSSSSDSGSSSSDSDSGSSSESESDDAKAPASIGGGKENLGTGANSDQKRSDIGDSEIGNNSINWVAPLEQDAPSKPNPVEEAGHREGESAPTERQVSPDKLYRAALLRNRFADTILKAREKALEKGEKLDPEKLRIEREELEKRQKEEKARLQAEAKAAEEARKKAEAEVAAAAKRQRELEREAARQALQMMERTVEINENSQVLEDLEMFRAVVDEHVPIFTEETTPEHIQDELARLGSFKLQGSNPLEQLGLFMKTDDDIEEEIEPPQSAPESEPEPKPEREPEPEHEVEREREPEPANGVEAKDVEEGEID; encoded by the exons ATGGCACCAACTGTTCCAATAGAATTCACTGGACAGAAAGAAAGGAAGTGTTTTCTTTCGCAGATGATGGGAAAGTCACGGAAGTACTCTAAAGGGCAGTTGTCTGGTTTTGTTCCAGATTACCGGCATGCTGTTGAGACCTTGGCTGAATCGGAGGGGTTTGGAAGCTCAGGACGCGTAGACACAGAAATGACAGCTTCGGAGGATTCATGTGGGCCTAAAAGGAAATCCATTAGTTTGAATGTGGATGGTTATGATGGTTATGGGGTGCCAATGCAAGTATTGCCGTTGTCGCGGATGTCGCGGTCTGAAAGGAGGGATTTGGAATTGAGGCTGCAATTGGAACTTGAACAGGTACGGGTTCTTCAGAGGAGAATTGCTACTATGAGTTCCAGTGTTGCTGTACTATCCCCATCTAGTGATATTCGGAGTTGCAGTGATGGGAAAAAGAAACCTCCACTCGATAGATATCAAACATCATCAGCATTTTCTGCGCCTCAAGGTAAGAGAAAGGCTCCTCCTGGGCGTAATGGTGGCCGCACGAAAAAAAGCATGTCGAAACCTTTGGAGCCATCAAGGCCATTGGCTCCAGCCACCAATTCAAATGCTACGTTGATGAAACAATGCGAACAATTGCTGACCCGCTTAATTAAACATCAGTTTGGTTGGGTTTTCGAGAATCCAGTTGATGTGGTGAAGTTGAACATACCAGATTATTTTACGGTCATTAAGCATCCAATGGATCTGGGCACTGTGAAGAGCAAGTTGAATTCAGGCGTTTACTCTTCTCCATTAGAGTTTGCTGCTGATGTGCGGCTTACTTTCTCAAATGCTTTGACTTACAACCCTCCTGGAAATGAGTATCACATTATGGCCGAGACCCTCAGTAAATATTTTGAACAGAGATGGAAAGCCATACAGAAGAAGCTTCCAGGAACAACTGGTTTGCAGTCTTTGCCTTCAAGAGCAAGACCGGCTGTTCGTGAAGAAACCAATACTGCCCTATTGCCACCctcaaaaaagaagaaaagtacaCCTGTTGATACTGCTATCAGGCCTGAATCTTTTAAACGCATCTTGACTGTTGAGGAGAAGGTTAAACTCACGCAGGAGCTGGATGATTTGCTGGGAGAATTGCCTGAAAATATTGTTAATTTCCTAAAAGAGCATAGCAGTAGTGAAGGGCAAACTGACGAGGATGAGATTGAGATCGACCTTGATGCCCTTAGCGATGATACCTTGTTCGCCTTACGGAAGCTTATGGATGACCATCTTTTGGAGAAACAGAAAAGGCAGGAGAAAGTTAAACCTTGTGAAATGGAG ATTATTAACGACTCGGGATTTAGCAACTCATCAATGCAACCCTGCAAAG GCAATGATCCAATTGATGAGGATGTGGATATTCTTGGGGGGAATGACGCTCCTGTTTCAAGCTTTCCTCCAGTAGAGATAGAGAAAGATGCAGCTCACAGAAACAGTAAATGCAGTAGCGCAAGTAGCTCCAGCAGTGATTCAGGCTCTTCATCTAGTG ATTCTGATTCTGGCAGTTCTTCAGAAAGTGAATCCGATGATGCTAAAGCTCCAGCTTCTATTGGTGGAGGAAAG GAAAATCTGGGTACTGGAGCAAATTCAGACCAAAAGAGAAGTGATATTGGGGATTCAGAAATTGGAAATA ATTCAATAAATTGGGTGGCCCCACTAGAGCAGGACGCCCCGTCTAAACCAAATCCTGTTGAGGAGGCTGGACATAGAGAGG GGGAGAGTGCTCCAACTGAGAGGCAAGTCTCCCCCGATAAGCTCTACCGTGCAGCTTTATTGAGGAATAGATTTGCTGACACAATACTAAAAGCCCGAGAGAAGGCACTAGAAAAG GGTGAAAAGCTGGATCCCGAGAAATTGCGAATTGAAAGAGAGGAACTTGAAAAGCGGCAAAAAGAAG AGAAAGCACGCTTACAAGCTGAAGCCAAAGCTGCAGAAGAGGCTCGAAAGAAGGCTGAAGCAGAAGTTGCAGCCGCAGCGAAAAGGCAGAGGGAACTAGAAAGAGAAGCCGCACGTCAGGCACTGCAAATG ATGGAAAGGACTGTTGAAATTAATGAGAATAGTCAGGTTCTAGAAGATCTAGAAATGTTTAGGGCAGTTGTTGATGAACATGTGCCAATTTTCACGGAGGAGACCACCCCGGAGCATATTCAGGATGAACTTGCCCGGCTTGGTAGTTTTAAGCTACAGGGTAGTAATCCCTTAGAGCAACTTGGTTTGTTCATGAAGACAGATGATGATATAGAAGAAGAAATTGAACCTCCCCAGAGTGCCCCAGAATCAGAACCAGAACCAAAACCGGAAAGGGAACCAGAACCTGAACATGAAGTAGAACGAGAACGAGAACCAGAACCAGCAAATGGTGTTGAAGCAAAAGACGTTGAAGAAGGAGAGATCGATTGA
- the LOC126599833 gene encoding 3-oxoacyl-[acyl-carrier-protein] reductase 4-like, whose amino-acid sequence MAASIAFNSVGAPARLSRQFSHPRSSYPLLGGLRLRHASPAMFSSSLSSSSGSGIRAQVADVEQSSAAVSQNPKVEAPVVIVTGASRGIGKAVALALGKSGCKVLVNYARSSKEAEQVSKEIEASGGQALAFGGDVSKEEDVTAMIKTVVDAWGTVDVLVNNAGITRDGLLMRMKKSQWQEVIDLNLTGVFLCTQAAAKIMMKQRKGRIINIASVVGLVGNVGQANYSAAKAGVIGFTKSVAKEYSSRNINVNAVAPGFIASDMTSKLGEDIEKKILGSIPLGRYGQPEEVAGLVEFLALNPAASYITGQVLTIDGGMVM is encoded by the exons ATGGCGGCCTCGATCGCCTTCAACTCCGTCGGAGCTCCGGCGCGACTCTCCCGCCAATTCTCCCACCCGCGAAGCTCCTATCCGCTTCTCGGCGGGCTCCGACTGCGCCACGCCTCTCCGGCCATGTTTTCCAGCTCCTTGTCTTCCTCCTCTGGCTCTG GAATTAGGGCACAGGTGGCGGACGTTGAGCAGTCTAGCGCTGCTGTGTCTCAGAATCCAAAGGTGGAGGCTCCGGTGGTTATCGTCACCGGAGCTTCTAGAGGAATCGGCAAGGCTGTTGCTCTCGCCCTCGGCAAGTCTGGTTGTAAG GTGTTGGTAAACTACGCAAGATCATCCAAGGAAGCTGAACAAGTTTCTAAGGAG ATTGAGGCATCTGGTGGTCAAGCTCTAGCATTTGGGGGTGATGTTTCGAAGGAAGAAGATGTCACAGCAATGATTAAGACC GTGGTCGATGCGTGGGGAACGGTTGATGTCTTGGTAAATAATGCAG GAATTACACGGGATGGCTTATTGATGAGAATGAAAAAATCCCAATGGCAGGAGGTTATTGATTTGAATCTTACTGGCGTGTTTCTATGCACGCAG GCTGCGGCAAAAATTATGATGAAACAGCGAAAG GGAAGGATAATCAATATAGCGTCTGTTGTTGGTCTTGTTGGCAATGTTGGACAAGCCAACTACAGTGCTGCAAAGGCTGGAGTCATTGGCTTCACGAAGAGTGTTGCAAAGGAATATTCGAGCAGGAACATTAAT GTCAATGCTGTTGCCCCTGGTTTTATCGCATCTGATATGACTTCCAAGCTTGGAGAAGACATAGAAAAGAAGATCTTGGGGAGCATCCCCTTAG GGCGATATGGTCAACCTGAAGAAGTGGCTGGACTGGTGGAATTCTTGGCGCTTAATCCCGCTGCCAGCTACATCACCGGACAG GTCTTGACCATTGATGGAGGGATGGTGATGTGA
- the LOC126599832 gene encoding protein PLASTID TRANSCRIPTIONALLY ACTIVE 10, giving the protein MQVLQTPHQFFTFPKTLNPKFSNPHPKHLHHHQNHHLPWRPLLFKSKAFSTDEFPVDETFLENFGPKDKETEDEARKRNWVERGWAPWEEILSPEADFARKSLNEGEEVALQSPAAIEAFRMLRPSYRKKKMEEMGLTEDDYYREQFKIRGDIPEPLKTVWAAPLVVRLIPPRDWPPRGWEVDKKELEYIREAHKLQAVRVRLDELESKKTIATMETDDLCLDRYKVFLKQYKEWVAANKDRLEEESYKYDQDYHPGRRKRGKDYKEGMYELPFYYPGQICEGKVTAVALYQGAFVDIGGVHDGWVPIKNNDWYWIRHHIKVGMPVIVEILAKRDPYRFRFPIEMRFVYPNIDHLIFNRFDFSPIFHRDEDTNPDELRRDCGRPPIPRKDPKDNPVEEPLLSNHPYVDKLWQIHVAEQMILNDLEANPDKYKGKKLSELSDPEDYDEKNDVEYTTAQYKKTVIPKVILKTSVKELDLEAAFAERQLRNALKKEAEERGEEYKVTNMRRNDEMDEYDFLHWRRSFEEREALIRDISCRKALGLPLEEPGRFVESSYFGKDQYDPQNPLYRYDYWGEPKNSEKSKQERLTDAHNKAIVGKSNVWYEMSYDDCIKQRMEREAKGIKPRQIEEETSFNDDDEDDDDDDFDFSFLHDSNVDLSDQPRVNGTESASISDEGMFED; this is encoded by the exons ATGCAGGTCCTCCAAACCCCTCACCAGTTCTTCACCttccctaaaaccctaaaccctaaattctCCAATCCCCACCCCAAgcacctccaccaccaccaaaatcaCCACCTTCCATGGCGTCCCCTTCTCTTCAAGTCCAAGGCCTTCAGCACCGACGAGTTCCCCGTCGACGAGACCTTCCTCGAGAACTTCGGCCCCAAAGACAAAGAAACCGAAGACGAGGCCCGGAAGCGCAACTGGGTCGAGCGCGGCTGGGCCCCCTGGGAGGAGATTCTCTCGCCGGAGGCCGATTTCGCGCGAAAAAGCTTGAACGAGGGCGAGGAAGTGGCTCTCCAGTCCCCGGCGGCGATTGAAGCCTTCAGGATGCTCCGACCCAGTTACcggaagaagaaaatggaggaaaTGGGCCTGACGGAAGACGACTACTACCGCGAACAGTTTAAAATCAGAGGAGATATACCGGAGCCGTTGAAGACGGTTTGGGCGGCTCCTCTGGTCGTCAGACTGATTCCTCCGAGGGATTGGCCGCCGAGGGGGTGGGAGGTGGACAAGAAGGAGCTGGAGTATATAAGGGAGGCGCATAAGTTGCAGGCGGTGAGGGTGCGATTGGATGAATTGGAGAGTAAGAAGACGATTGCGACGATGGAGACTGATGATTTGTGCTTGGATAGGTATAAGGTGTTCTTGAAGCAGTATAAGGAGTGGGTCGCTGCGAATAAGGATCGATTGGAAGAGGAATCCTATAAG TATGACCAAGATTACCATCCCGGTAGGAGGAAGAGAGGCAAGGACTACAAAGAGGGCATG TATGAACTTCCATTTTATTATCCCGGACAA ATTTGTGAAGGGAAGGTGACAGCCGTTGCTCTATATCAAGGAGCATTTGTTGACATTGGAGGTGTACATGATGG GTGGGTCCCGATTAAAAATAATGATTGGTACTGGATCCGACATCACATAAAAGTTGGTATGCCTGTCATTGTTGAAATCCTG GCAAAGAGAGATCCTTACCGCTTCCGATTTCCCATTGAAATGCGTTTTGTTTATCCAAATATAGACCACCTGAT ATTTAACAGATTTGACTTTTCGCCAATATTTCATCGTGATGAAGATACTAATCCCGATGAATTGCGG CGTGATTGTGGAAGGCCTCCTATCCCCAGGAAGGATCCAAAAGACAATCCGGTAGAGGAACCTTTATTGTCGAATCACCCTTATGTTGATAAG TTGTGGCAGATACATGTTGCTGAGCAAATGATTTTGAATGATTTGGAGGCTAATCCTGATAAATACAAAGGCAAAAAACTGTCAGAGTTATCTGATCCTGAAGATTACGATGAAAAAAACGATGTTGAATATACAACAGCCCAGTATAAGAAAACTGTAATACCGAAAGTGATTCTG AAAACTAGCGTTAAAGAACTTGACTTGGAGGCTGCATTTGCTGAGCGCCAG CTACGTAATGCACTAAAGAAGGAAGCggaagagagaggagaggaatACAAAGTTACCAATATGAGGCGGAATGATGAAATGGATGAGTATGACTTTTTACATTGGCGCCGATCCTTCGAGGAAAGAGAAGCGTTGATCAGAGACATAAGCTG CCGTAAAGCTCTTGGTTTACCACTTGAAGAGCCGGGAAGGTTTGTGGAATCCAGTTACTTTGGGAAGGATCAATATGACCCGCAAAACCCTCTGTATCGGTATGACTACTGGGGAGAACCAAAGAACTCAGAGAAGAGCAAGCAAGAGCGGCTGACGGACGCTCATAACAAAGCAATTGTGGGAAAGAGCAATGTTTGGTATGAAATGTCGTATGACGATTGCATCAAGCAACGGATGGAAAGAGAAGCTAAGGGTATAAAACCAAGACAAATTGAAGAAGAGACAAGCTTCAATgacgatgatgaagatgatgacgaCGACGACTTTGATTTCAGCTTCTTACACGACTCCAATGTTGATTTGTCGGACCAGCCTCGTGTCAACGGGACCGAATCTGCAAGCATATCGGATGAAGGCATGTTCGAGGATTAA